The Streptomyces sp. Je 1-332 genome has a window encoding:
- a CDS encoding TlpA disulfide reductase family protein, which produces MSAACRAPHSTNRSRSRSRAALLGAGAAVAALTLSACGSGGASGGSGNTNFITGTDGIATVDKGDRKDGPDIHGETLEGKDLSLDDYKGKVVVLNVWGSWCPPCRAEAPNFVKVANDTKDKGVQFVGINTRDTDKGPALAFEKAKKVPYPSLHDPMGKLMLRFPKGTLNPNYIPSTIVLDRDGKVAARSQQPLNETKLRKMIDPLIAEK; this is translated from the coding sequence ATGAGTGCCGCCTGCCGCGCCCCCCACAGCACGAACCGCAGCCGTAGCCGCAGCCGCGCCGCCCTGCTGGGCGCTGGGGCCGCGGTCGCCGCGCTGACCCTTTCGGCGTGCGGTTCCGGCGGCGCTTCGGGCGGCTCGGGGAACACCAACTTCATCACCGGGACCGACGGCATCGCCACCGTCGACAAGGGCGACCGCAAGGACGGGCCCGACATCCACGGCGAGACCCTCGAAGGCAAGGACCTCAGCCTCGACGACTACAAGGGCAAGGTCGTCGTCCTGAACGTCTGGGGCTCCTGGTGCCCGCCCTGCCGGGCCGAGGCGCCGAACTTCGTGAAGGTCGCGAACGACACCAAGGACAAGGGTGTGCAGTTCGTCGGGATCAACACCCGCGACACGGACAAGGGTCCCGCGCTCGCCTTCGAGAAGGCCAAGAAGGTCCCCTACCCGAGCCTGCACGACCCGATGGGCAAGCTGATGCTGCGCTTCCCCAAGGGCACGCTGAACCCGAACTACATCCCGTCGACGATCGTCCTCGACCGGGACGGGAAGGTCGCGGCCCGCTCGCAGCAGCCACTGAACGAGACGAAGCTGCGCAAGATGATCGACCCGCTGATCGCGGAGAAGTGA
- a CDS encoding cytochrome c biogenesis protein CcdA, whose translation MSTLAAVGEPNQTVMNGALLIALPVALLGGLVSFFSPCVLPLVPGYLSYVTGVGGTDLAEAKRGRMAAGAGLFVLGFTAVFVSTGALFGYAGQNLQDYQSVITRVLGALMIVLGVFFMGLMPWLSQREFRFHKKPAAGLAGAPVLGALFAVGWAPCVGPTLTSVNTLALDQASAGRGAILSVAYCLGLGVPFILAAIAFRKALGAFSWVKKHYVWVMRIGGIMMIATGLLLVTGVWDSIVQQMQVWSNGYTVGI comes from the coding sequence ATGTCCACTCTCGCCGCCGTCGGCGAACCGAACCAGACCGTCATGAACGGAGCGCTTCTCATCGCGCTCCCCGTCGCCCTGCTCGGCGGACTCGTCTCCTTCTTCTCGCCGTGCGTGCTGCCGCTCGTGCCGGGCTATCTGTCGTACGTCACCGGGGTCGGCGGCACGGATCTGGCGGAGGCCAAGCGGGGGCGGATGGCCGCGGGGGCCGGGCTCTTCGTGCTCGGCTTCACCGCCGTGTTCGTCTCCACCGGCGCCCTGTTCGGGTACGCCGGACAGAATCTGCAGGACTACCAGAGCGTCATCACCAGGGTGCTCGGCGCGCTGATGATCGTCCTCGGCGTCTTCTTCATGGGGCTCATGCCCTGGCTCTCCCAGCGGGAGTTCCGCTTCCACAAGAAGCCCGCCGCCGGGCTCGCGGGCGCTCCCGTTCTCGGCGCGCTGTTCGCCGTCGGGTGGGCGCCCTGCGTCGGTCCGACGCTCACGTCCGTCAACACTCTGGCCCTGGACCAGGCGAGCGCGGGGCGCGGGGCCATACTGAGCGTCGCGTACTGCCTGGGGCTCGGTGTTCCGTTCATCCTCGCGGCGATCGCCTTCCGCAAGGCGCTCGGCGCGTTCAGCTGGGTCAAGAAGCACTACGTCTGGGTGATGCGCATCGGCGGCATCATGATGATCGCGACCGGACTGCTGCTCGTCACCGGCGTCTGGGACAGCATCGTGCAGCAGATGCAGGTCTGGTCCAACGGCTACACGGTGGGGATCTGA
- a CDS encoding cytochrome c biogenesis protein ResB, translating into MSKTEAPDTSKAEASGAGRSESPEEQNDLGAAGSQLSTAPVERAMPGSFGGKRAPGAVGWLVWSGREVVGWVRWMWRQLTSMRVALLLLLLLSLGAIPGSLIPQTSIDELKVQDFKKAHTTLGPLYEKLQLFDVYSSVWFSAIYILLFISLIGCIVPRTWQFVGQLRGRPPGAPKRLDRLPAYTTWRTEAEPDEVHEAALGLFKGRRFRADLTAGKGGAGASVAAEKGYLREAGNLFFHISLIVLLVAFAAGALFKSEGGKLVVQGDGFSNTLTQYDNFKSGSLFDTADLAPFSFKLDSFESSFERKGPEKGTARTYRANVSYSEGTDGKEKKQAIEVNKPLEVDGSKVYLIGQGYAPTVTVRDGKGKVVYKASVPLLPIDSNGTATGAVKVLDGYRDKNGKEEQLGFNAFFVPTFAGEGQGQMFSQFPALDYPVLALSAYHGSLGVDSGLPQNVYQLDTSKMDKFKDSKGELLKQRMRPGETMKLPNGAGSITFEKDIKRWATFQISQQPGSMWALVGAISAIVGLAGSLFIQRRRVWVRAVRGADGFTVVEMAGLGRSESAKLPEELGDLAAHLHEKAPSAPDQDHADSTPDVVPAEGAEK; encoded by the coding sequence ATGAGCAAGACCGAAGCCCCTGACACGAGCAAGGCCGAAGCCTCCGGCGCGGGCAGGTCCGAGAGCCCCGAAGAGCAGAATGACCTGGGCGCCGCGGGCTCCCAGCTCTCCACCGCCCCCGTCGAGCGGGCGATGCCCGGCTCCTTCGGCGGCAAGCGCGCTCCCGGCGCGGTCGGCTGGCTCGTCTGGTCCGGCCGTGAGGTCGTCGGCTGGGTCCGGTGGATGTGGCGGCAGCTGACCTCGATGCGGGTCGCGCTCCTCCTGCTGCTCCTCCTCTCGCTCGGCGCGATCCCCGGATCGCTGATCCCGCAGACCAGCATCGACGAGCTGAAGGTCCAGGACTTCAAGAAGGCTCACACCACGCTCGGGCCGCTCTACGAGAAGCTCCAGCTGTTCGACGTCTACAGCTCCGTGTGGTTCTCGGCGATCTACATCCTTCTCTTCATCTCGCTCATCGGCTGCATCGTGCCCCGCACCTGGCAGTTCGTCGGCCAGCTGCGCGGCCGGCCGCCGGGCGCGCCCAAGCGGCTCGACCGGCTGCCCGCGTACACCACGTGGCGCACCGAGGCCGAGCCAGACGAGGTCCACGAGGCCGCGCTCGGGCTGTTCAAGGGGCGGCGCTTTCGCGCGGACCTCACGGCGGGCAAGGGTGGCGCGGGCGCGTCCGTCGCCGCGGAGAAGGGCTACCTGCGTGAGGCGGGCAACCTCTTCTTCCACATCTCCCTGATCGTGCTCCTGGTGGCGTTCGCCGCCGGGGCCCTGTTCAAGTCCGAGGGCGGCAAGCTCGTCGTACAGGGAGACGGGTTCTCCAACACCCTCACTCAGTACGACAACTTCAAGTCCGGCAGCCTCTTCGACACCGCCGATCTGGCGCCGTTCAGCTTCAAGCTGGACAGCTTCGAGTCCTCCTTCGAGCGGAAGGGGCCCGAGAAGGGGACCGCCCGCACCTACCGGGCGAACGTCTCCTACAGCGAGGGCACCGACGGCAAGGAGAAGAAGCAGGCGATCGAGGTCAACAAGCCGCTCGAGGTCGACGGCTCGAAGGTCTACCTCATCGGCCAGGGCTACGCGCCGACCGTCACCGTCCGCGACGGCAAGGGCAAGGTCGTCTACAAGGCGTCCGTGCCGCTGCTTCCGATCGACTCCAACGGCACGGCCACCGGCGCCGTCAAGGTCCTGGACGGCTACCGCGACAAGAACGGCAAGGAGGAGCAGCTCGGCTTCAACGCCTTCTTCGTGCCGACGTTCGCCGGCGAGGGCCAGGGCCAGATGTTCTCCCAGTTCCCCGCACTGGACTACCCCGTGCTCGCGCTGTCCGCGTACCACGGAAGCCTCGGTGTGGACTCCGGTCTGCCGCAGAACGTCTATCAGCTGGACACCAGCAAGATGGACAAGTTCAAGGACTCCAAGGGCGAACTCCTCAAGCAGCGGATGCGGCCGGGGGAGACGATGAAGCTGCCGAACGGTGCCGGCTCGATCACCTTCGAGAAGGACATCAAGCGCTGGGCGACCTTCCAGATCTCCCAGCAGCCCGGCAGCATGTGGGCGCTCGTCGGGGCGATCTCCGCCATCGTCGGACTCGCCGGGTCGCTGTTCATCCAGCGCCGCCGCGTGTGGGTGCGGGCCGTGCGGGGCGCCGACGGCTTCACCGTCGTCGAGATGGCCGGGCTCGGCCGCAGCGAGTCCGCCAAGCTGCCCGAGGAGCTGGGCGACCTCGCCGCGCACCTGCACGAGAAGGCGCCGAGCGCGCCTGACCAAGACCATGCCGACTCCACCCCCGATGTTGTTCCTGCCGAAGGGGCTGAGAAGTGA
- the ccsB gene encoding c-type cytochrome biogenesis protein CcsB, with amino-acid sequence MNLAATLAAEPNENLASISNVLIYSAMAVYLLAFFAHMAEWILGSRSKVGRTAAALTPQAEAAAKAPGVTVKAAKGGTAVLDRPKSAPKVVTRSVTGTRDVPDGPGAAAGDEKGDLYGRIAVSLTVLAFLVEFGGVLTRALSVQRAPWGNMYEFNITFSTMAVGVYLVLLALKKNVRWLGLPLITTVLLDLGLAVTVLYTASDQLVPALHSYWLWIHVSTAIFCGATFYLAGVATILYLFRDSYENKLAAGGQPGRFATSVLERLPAASTLDKFSYRVNAAVFPLWTFTIIAGAIWAGDAWGRYWGWDPKEVWSFITWVAYACYLHARATAGWKGRKAAYLALIAFGCWLFNYYGVNIFVTGKHSYAGV; translated from the coding sequence GTGAATCTCGCCGCCACCCTGGCCGCCGAACCGAACGAGAACCTCGCGAGCATCAGCAATGTGCTGATCTACTCCGCGATGGCCGTCTATCTCCTTGCCTTCTTCGCGCACATGGCGGAGTGGATCCTCGGCAGCCGCAGCAAGGTCGGCCGCACGGCCGCCGCGCTGACTCCCCAGGCCGAGGCCGCCGCCAAGGCGCCCGGCGTCACCGTCAAGGCGGCCAAGGGCGGCACCGCCGTCCTCGACCGGCCGAAGTCGGCCCCCAAGGTCGTGACCCGCTCCGTCACCGGAACCCGCGATGTGCCGGACGGTCCCGGCGCGGCGGCAGGTGACGAGAAGGGGGACCTCTACGGCCGTATCGCCGTGTCCCTCACCGTGCTCGCGTTCCTTGTCGAGTTCGGTGGTGTGCTGACCCGCGCGCTCTCGGTGCAGCGGGCGCCGTGGGGCAATATGTACGAGTTCAACATCACCTTCTCCACCATGGCCGTGGGTGTGTACCTCGTGCTCCTGGCGCTGAAGAAGAACGTCAGGTGGCTGGGCCTTCCGCTGATCACCACGGTCCTCCTCGATCTCGGTCTCGCCGTCACTGTCTTGTACACCGCCAGCGACCAGTTGGTTCCCGCCCTTCACTCGTACTGGTTGTGGATCCACGTCTCGACGGCGATCTTCTGCGGTGCGACGTTCTATCTGGCCGGCGTCGCGACGATCCTCTACCTCTTCCGCGACTCCTACGAGAACAAGCTGGCCGCGGGCGGGCAGCCGGGCCGCTTCGCGACCTCCGTCCTGGAGCGGCTGCCTGCCGCGTCCACGCTCGACAAGTTCTCGTACCGCGTGAACGCCGCGGTCTTCCCGCTGTGGACGTTCACGATCATCGCGGGCGCGATCTGGGCGGGCGACGCGTGGGGCCGCTACTGGGGCTGGGACCCCAAGGAGGTCTGGTCCTTCATCACCTGGGTCGCCTACGCCTGCTACCTCCACGCCCGCGCGACAGCGGGCTGGAAGGGCCGCAAGGCCGCCTACCTGGCCCTGATCGCCTTCGGTTGCTGGCTGTTCAACTACTACGGCGTGAACATCTTCGTCACCGGCAAGCACTCGTACGCCGGGGTCTGA
- a CDS encoding RNA polymerase sigma factor — METNLGELQDHRRVLRVRIRDGDADAFGELFDAYARSVYNHVYRLTGDWSAAEDMVSLTFLEAWRLRGRVEEEGGSLRPWLLGVATNVTRNARRAARRHAAAVARLPREQAVADFADEVAERVDDKEQLAVVTAALATLRRAEREVLALCVWSGLSYAAAAEALGVPVGTVRSRLSRARTKLAKHMEPPSGRGQMRDDRNTAVRPVREGNR, encoded by the coding sequence GTGGAGACGAATCTGGGGGAACTTCAGGATCACCGGAGAGTGCTGCGCGTCCGCATCAGGGACGGGGACGCCGACGCCTTCGGTGAACTCTTCGACGCGTACGCACGCTCCGTCTACAACCACGTCTACCGCCTGACCGGTGACTGGTCGGCGGCGGAGGACATGGTGTCGCTCACCTTCCTGGAGGCGTGGCGGCTCCGGGGCAGGGTCGAGGAGGAGGGCGGGTCGCTCCGGCCGTGGCTGCTCGGCGTCGCCACGAACGTGACCCGCAACGCGCGGCGGGCCGCCCGGCGCCACGCGGCCGCTGTCGCACGGCTGCCGCGCGAGCAGGCCGTGGCGGACTTCGCCGACGAGGTCGCCGAGCGCGTGGACGACAAGGAACAGCTCGCCGTCGTGACGGCGGCATTGGCGACGTTGCGCCGTGCCGAGCGTGAGGTCCTCGCGCTGTGCGTGTGGTCGGGGCTCAGTTACGCGGCGGCTGCCGAGGCGCTCGGGGTGCCGGTCGGGACCGTACGCTCACGGCTGTCGCGAGCCCGCACAAAACTCGCGAAACATATGGAACCGCCTTCCGGGCGCGGACAGATGAGAGATGACCGCAACACCGCGGTCAGGCCCGTAAGGGAGGGAAACCGATGA
- a CDS encoding CU044_5270 family protein — translation MSEFPERDLPESEFPERDLPPGRHHLLREHLLTEIRQNEKKPETTPTTQKRWLRPALIAGAVAASIAAGVLVASPFGGRSAQAAPSAETVRMLEEIAAAAERQPAPKGLRDDQFVYVKSKVGYMSSNVGKPGKLDPVHLREMWLSVDGLHTEMLHEPANDQDMERLEPELPLPKSDSNYRNLQKLPTDPVNMLDWLHKESEGGKSPDQNAFVLVGDLSYESLMPPKQAAALYLAAAKIPGVELIEDAVDAEGRHGVAIARENDGERQELIFDKETKQFLGERQVAVEDLPTGFEKGDVTGRSAILERTVVDKAGQRP, via the coding sequence ATGAGTGAATTTCCCGAGCGCGACCTTCCGGAGAGCGAGTTCCCGGAGCGCGACCTTCCGCCGGGCCGTCATCACCTGCTCAGGGAGCACCTGTTGACCGAGATCCGGCAGAACGAGAAGAAGCCCGAAACGACCCCGACGACCCAGAAGCGCTGGCTCCGACCCGCGCTGATCGCGGGGGCGGTGGCCGCGTCCATCGCGGCGGGCGTGCTGGTCGCCTCGCCGTTCGGCGGCCGGTCCGCGCAGGCGGCGCCCTCCGCGGAGACCGTGCGGATGCTGGAGGAGATCGCCGCGGCGGCCGAGCGGCAGCCTGCCCCGAAGGGCCTGCGTGACGACCAGTTCGTGTACGTCAAGAGCAAGGTCGGCTACATGTCGTCGAACGTCGGCAAGCCCGGCAAGCTCGACCCCGTGCACCTGCGGGAAATGTGGCTCTCCGTGGACGGTCTGCACACCGAGATGCTGCACGAGCCCGCGAACGACCAGGACATGGAGCGCCTAGAGCCGGAGCTGCCGCTTCCGAAGTCGGACAGCAATTACCGCAACCTGCAGAAGCTGCCGACCGACCCGGTCAACATGCTGGACTGGCTGCACAAGGAGAGCGAGGGCGGGAAGAGCCCGGACCAGAACGCCTTCGTGCTCGTGGGGGACCTCTCGTACGAGTCCCTCATGCCGCCGAAGCAGGCCGCTGCCCTCTACCTGGCCGCGGCGAAGATCCCCGGAGTCGAACTGATCGAGGACGCGGTCGACGCCGAGGGGCGGCACGGGGTGGCGATCGCCCGTGAGAACGACGGGGAGCGCCAGGAACTGATCTTCGACAAGGAGACCAAGCAGTTCCTCGGTGAGCGGCAGGTCGCGGTCGAGGACCTGCCGACCGGCTTCGAGAAGGGCGACGTCACCGGCCGCAGCGCCATCCTCGAGCGCACCGTCGTCGACAAGGCCGGTCAGCGCCCGTAG
- a CDS encoding SRPBCC domain-containing protein: MSVTIGQGESRTQTSGGAGGPVQHLHYEFHLPHPVEKVWAAVATPEGLPGWLAAADVFEPRLGGAVSLRWLNGGEAATHSGHVTAWEPERVAEYTIDLHGRCRFHLEAADGDAGTGTALRFTNEFDGDDELRRDCLAGWHNHFEFLADALDGRPKDWSTWSLARWRELREEYQEA; encoded by the coding sequence ATGAGCGTGACGATCGGGCAGGGCGAAAGCAGGACCCAGACCTCAGGTGGTGCTGGTGGGCCGGTCCAGCATCTCCACTACGAGTTCCACCTTCCCCACCCTGTGGAAAAGGTCTGGGCGGCGGTGGCCACTCCGGAGGGCCTGCCGGGGTGGCTGGCCGCCGCTGATGTGTTCGAGCCGCGGCTCGGTGGTGCGGTTTCGCTGCGCTGGCTCAACGGGGGAGAGGCGGCCACCCACTCCGGGCACGTCACCGCGTGGGAGCCGGAGCGGGTCGCCGAGTACACGATCGACCTGCACGGGCGCTGCCGTTTCCACCTGGAGGCGGCCGACGGGGACGCCGGCACCGGTACGGCCCTGCGCTTCACCAACGAGTTCGACGGCGACGACGAGCTGCGCCGGGACTGCCTCGCCGGCTGGCACAACCACTTCGAGTTCCTCGCCGACGCGCTCGACGGGCGGCCGAAGGACTGGTCGACGTGGAGCCTGGCCCGCTGGCGCGAGCTACGCGAGGAGTACCAGGAGGCGTGA
- a CDS encoding DMT family transporter: MTSENKGTAQLTAAMVLSGTLGIFVVESGASAFNVVFFRVLFGAIALGGYAFARGYFRGHGLTPKKLGLAALGGAFIVFNWVFLFKAYEATSISLATVVYHTQPFLLVLLSAVIFRERLTRHQLLWLATAFAGLVLVSGVRPGDLGSLTGVGFALIAALLYGLSTLVTKRVTGVRPHLIALVQVLVGIPLLLPFADLGAMSGTGAGWGWLVGLGVIHTGLMYVLMYAAYAKLPTAKIAVLAFTYPAVAMVADWAVYGHHIGLVQALGVPLIVLASLKVNRAKSARARVSSRTPLPAPAPAVPTGR; encoded by the coding sequence ATGACCTCAGAGAACAAGGGCACGGCCCAGCTCACCGCCGCGATGGTGCTTTCCGGCACTCTCGGGATCTTCGTCGTCGAGTCGGGTGCGTCCGCCTTCAACGTCGTGTTCTTCCGCGTGCTCTTCGGCGCCATCGCCCTCGGGGGCTACGCCTTCGCCCGCGGCTACTTCCGCGGCCACGGCCTCACCCCGAAGAAGCTCGGACTCGCTGCGCTCGGCGGCGCGTTCATCGTCTTCAACTGGGTGTTCCTCTTCAAGGCGTACGAGGCGACCTCCATATCCCTGGCCACCGTCGTCTACCACACGCAGCCCTTCCTGCTCGTGCTGCTCAGCGCGGTCATCTTCCGCGAGCGGCTGACCAGGCATCAACTCCTGTGGCTCGCGACCGCCTTCGCGGGGCTCGTCCTCGTGTCCGGCGTGCGGCCCGGCGACCTCGGCTCGCTCACGGGTGTCGGATTCGCGCTCATCGCCGCCCTGCTCTACGGCCTCTCCACCCTCGTCACCAAGCGCGTCACCGGGGTCCGGCCGCACCTGATCGCTCTCGTCCAAGTACTCGTCGGCATACCGCTGTTGCTGCCCTTCGCCGACCTCGGCGCGATGAGCGGCACGGGCGCGGGCTGGGGCTGGCTCGTCGGGCTCGGTGTCATCCACACCGGGCTGATGTACGTCCTGATGTACGCGGCGTACGCCAAGCTGCCCACCGCCAAGATCGCCGTGCTCGCCTTCACCTACCCGGCGGTCGCGATGGTCGCCGACTGGGCCGTCTACGGGCACCACATCGGGCTCGTCCAGGCACTCGGCGTACCACTGATCGTCCTCGCGAGCCTGAAGGTCAACCGCGCCAAGTCGGCCCGAGCGCGAGTTAGTTCGCGTACTCCGCTGCCTGCTCCCGCACCAGCCGTACCGACTGGTCGATGA
- a CDS encoding LysR family transcriptional regulator — protein MELRLLATFEKVASVLSFTQAAAELKYAQSSVTSQIRSLESSLDAELFDRLGSRIRLTEAGERLLPYARQIIELADEARSAVVDAGEPSGAIAVGTMESLTSYRLPPLLELFHHRYPKVQLSLRPTLGDETRHALRAGTYDVGFLMERETEHAGLETEVLAEEPLVLVCAPTHPLAAHGGQSLVTGDLAAVQLVGTEPGCPYRDLFEDELRTRNGSPPPFMEFGTIEATKRGVAGGLGVALLPRMAVRDELASGVLVALPWEPPFVLHTQLAWRSGKRLPAHVRLFIDQSVRLVREQAAEYAN, from the coding sequence ATGGAACTGCGGCTGCTCGCGACCTTCGAGAAGGTCGCCTCCGTACTCAGCTTCACGCAGGCCGCGGCCGAGCTGAAGTACGCACAGTCCAGCGTCACGAGCCAGATCCGCTCCCTGGAGTCCTCGCTCGACGCCGAGCTCTTCGACCGGCTCGGCAGCCGTATCCGCCTCACGGAGGCGGGCGAGCGCCTGCTCCCCTACGCCCGGCAGATCATCGAGCTCGCGGACGAGGCGCGGTCCGCGGTCGTCGACGCCGGGGAGCCGAGCGGTGCCATCGCGGTCGGCACGATGGAGTCCCTGACGTCCTACCGCCTGCCCCCGCTGCTCGAACTCTTCCACCACCGTTACCCGAAGGTGCAGCTCTCCCTGCGCCCCACGCTGGGCGACGAGACGCGCCACGCGCTGCGGGCGGGGACGTACGACGTCGGTTTCCTGATGGAGCGGGAGACCGAGCACGCGGGCCTGGAGACCGAGGTCCTCGCCGAGGAGCCGCTGGTCCTGGTCTGCGCGCCGACGCATCCGCTGGCCGCGCACGGGGGTCAGTCGCTCGTCACGGGTGATCTGGCGGCGGTGCAGCTGGTGGGCACGGAGCCGGGCTGTCCCTACCGGGATCTGTTCGAGGACGAACTCCGGACGCGCAACGGATCCCCGCCGCCCTTCATGGAGTTCGGCACGATCGAGGCCACCAAGCGGGGGGTCGCCGGTGGCCTCGGGGTGGCTCTGCTGCCGCGGATGGCGGTGCGGGACGAGCTGGCTTCGGGGGTGCTCGTCGCGCTGCCGTGGGAGCCGCCGTTCGTGCTGCACACGCAGCTGGCGTGGCGGTCGGGCAAACGGCTTCCCGCCCATGTGCGGCTGTTCATCGACCAGTCGGTACGGCTGGTGCGGGAGCAGGCAGCGGAGTACGCGAACTAA
- a CDS encoding PLD nuclease N-terminal domain-containing protein translates to MLRYLPFLLVLAVWIYAFIDVLNTPEKEIRHLPKVVWVIIVLLFGEVLLGPIAWFATGKVRKTPAAGGGPRVGRGGRGQWVAPDDNPEFLKSLGDEDPDDKKRDRGTES, encoded by the coding sequence ATGCTCAGGTATCTGCCGTTCCTGCTGGTCCTGGCCGTGTGGATCTATGCCTTCATCGATGTCCTGAACACTCCGGAGAAGGAGATCAGACATCTGCCGAAGGTGGTCTGGGTCATCATCGTGCTGCTCTTCGGCGAGGTTCTCCTCGGACCGATCGCCTGGTTCGCCACCGGCAAGGTGCGCAAGACGCCCGCCGCCGGGGGTGGCCCGCGCGTCGGACGCGGCGGGCGCGGACAGTGGGTGGCGCCGGACGACAACCCCGAGTTCCTGAAGTCCCTCGGTGACGAGGACCCGGACGACAAGAAGCGGGACCGGGGCACGGAGAGCTAG
- a CDS encoding menaquinone biosynthesis decarboxylase, translating to MAYDDLRSLLRALEREGDLKRIKAEVDPYLEVGEITDRVQKSGGPALLFENVKGSSMPLAMNVYGTDRRLLKALDLKSYAEISDKIGGLLKPELPQGFVGVREAFGKLGAMTHVPPKKVKSDNAPVQETVLTGDDVDLEKLPALFTWPEDGGSFFNLGLTHTKDPDTGVRNLGLYRLQRHDKRTIGMHWQIHKDSRNHYQVAARRGEKLPVAIAFGCPPAVTYASTAPLPGDMDEYMLAGFIQGKRVEMVDCKTVPLQVPAHAEVVIEGWLEPGEMLPEGPFGDHTGFYTPQEDFPALRIDCVTMRKRPLLQSIVVGRPPTEDGPLGRATERFFLPLLKVIVPDIVDYHLPESGGFHNCAIVSIDKKYPKHAQKVMHAIWGAHMMSLTKLIVVVDKDCDVHDLHEVSWRALGNTDYARDLTVAEGPVDHLDHASYQQFWGGKAGIDATKKLPEEGYTRDGGWPNMVESDPETASKVDRRWKEYGL from the coding sequence ATGGCTTATGACGATCTTCGCTCCCTGCTCCGTGCACTGGAGCGCGAGGGCGATCTCAAGCGCATCAAGGCAGAGGTCGATCCGTATCTGGAGGTCGGCGAGATCACCGACCGGGTGCAGAAGTCCGGCGGCCCCGCGCTCCTCTTCGAGAACGTCAAGGGCTCCTCGATGCCCCTCGCGATGAACGTGTACGGGACGGACCGCCGCCTCCTGAAGGCGCTGGACCTGAAGTCGTACGCGGAGATCAGCGACAAGATCGGCGGACTGCTCAAGCCGGAGTTGCCGCAGGGCTTCGTCGGCGTGCGCGAGGCGTTCGGGAAGCTCGGCGCGATGACGCACGTACCGCCGAAGAAGGTGAAGTCCGACAACGCGCCCGTGCAGGAGACCGTGCTCACCGGCGACGACGTCGACCTGGAGAAGCTGCCCGCGCTCTTCACCTGGCCCGAGGACGGCGGCTCCTTCTTCAACCTCGGCCTGACCCACACCAAGGACCCGGACACCGGGGTGCGCAACCTCGGCCTGTACCGCCTGCAGCGCCACGACAAGCGCACCATCGGCATGCACTGGCAGATCCACAAGGACAGCCGCAACCACTACCAAGTGGCCGCCCGCAGGGGCGAGAAGCTCCCCGTCGCGATCGCCTTCGGCTGTCCGCCCGCCGTCACGTACGCCTCCACCGCGCCGCTGCCCGGCGACATGGACGAGTACATGCTGGCAGGGTTCATCCAGGGCAAGCGCGTGGAGATGGTCGACTGCAAGACCGTGCCGCTCCAGGTCCCCGCGCACGCCGAGGTCGTCATCGAGGGCTGGCTGGAGCCGGGCGAGATGCTCCCCGAGGGCCCCTTCGGCGACCACACCGGCTTCTACACGCCGCAGGAGGACTTCCCCGCGCTGAGGATCGACTGCGTGACGATGCGGAAGCGTCCGCTGCTCCAGTCGATCGTGGTCGGCCGGCCGCCCACGGAGGACGGTCCGCTGGGCCGCGCCACCGAGCGCTTCTTCCTGCCGCTCCTCAAGGTGATCGTCCCGGACATCGTGGACTACCACCTGCCGGAGTCCGGCGGCTTCCACAACTGCGCGATCGTCTCGATCGACAAGAAGTACCCGAAGCACGCGCAGAAGGTCATGCACGCCATCTGGGGCGCCCACATGATGTCGCTGACCAAACTGATCGTGGTCGTGGACAAGGATTGCGACGTCCATGATCTGCACGAAGTGTCCTGGCGCGCGCTCGGCAACACCGACTACGCGCGCGACCTGACGGTGGCCGAAGGTCCCGTCGACCACCTCGACCACGCCTCCTACCAGCAGTTCTGGGGCGGCAAGGCGGGCATCGACGCGACGAAGAAGCTGCCCGAGGAGGGCTACACCCGGGACGGGGGCTGGCCGAACATGGTCGAGTCCGACCCGGAGACGGCGTCGAAGGTCGACCGCCGCTGGAAGGAGTACGGGCTCTAA